The window CGGTCGGTCAGCAGGTCGTCGAGTTGCGTCCCGAGCGCGGGCTGTGAGCGGCCGGTCCGCTGCTGGCGCGACCGCATCCGCACGGTGTCGTAGCTGTCGTCCAGCATCTTCACGAACGCCCGCACGTCGGTACTCTCCGGGACCTGCACGGTCAGCGTGCAGTGCTCGGGGGTCGCCGACAGGGATTCGAGGACGCTCCCGTGTGTCGCGAGCCTGTCGACGACGCCGTCCTCGGTGGTGCCGAGTTTCAGAATCGGCGTCTCACGGTCGCCAGTGACCCACTCCCAGTCGTCGATGGAGGAGAACCGCTCGCAGACGGCATCGACACGGTCGGTCTCTCCGCACGCCACGGAGAGATACATGGTGGACCTGCCGTCCTCGCGGGGCGTGATGCGCTCGAGCGTGATGGCCCGGTCCAGCGCCGCGGCGAACCGGCTGAAGAACTCGGTCTCGTCGGCGAGTTCGAGTTCGAGGTCCACGACCGGCGCGGCGAGCAGCGCCCGCTTGCGCTCGGCGGTGTTGATCGCCGCCCCGACCGTCTCGCCGAGTTCGCCGAGAACTCCCTCCTCCAGTTCGATGTTGTCGCTCCGGCGGCCCGAGTACAGCGCCAGCACCCCGTAGCGGGCGTTCTGGAAGCTCAGCGGAATCGCGATGACCGACTCGAAGCCCCGTGCCTGCGCTGCCTGGCGCCAGGGCTCGAACGCCGCGTCCGTGACCTCGTTCGTCTGGACCTGGTTCGTCCGTATCGCCCGTACGACGGGGGCCCGCTGCTCGTCGTCGAGCGATATCGATATCGCGTCCAGATACCCCTCGTCCGTCCCCGCGGCCGCTCTCGGGACAATCCGCTGGTGACCACGGTTGGGCGCCCCGATCCAGGCGAACTGGTACGGCCCGGCTCCGGCGAGCCGCTCACAGACGAGCGACTCCACCTCCGCCCGGGACTCCGCCGTGACGAGGGCCGCGTTGATCTCCCTGACCAGCCGGTTGGTCTGTGCGAGCATCGAGAGCTGCTCGCGCTGGGCGGTGAGCTGTCGCTCCCGTTCGCGGCGCTCGGCGATGTCGCGGGCGATGCCAGCGGCACCGATGACGGTCCCCGCCTCGTCGGTCAGCCGCCGGGTCCGCGCCTCGACCGGCAGCGTCTCGCCGCCCTTCGTCACCAGCGTCAGCTCCCGGGCGTCCTGGCCCTCGTCCAGCGCCGTCTGCAGCCCGGATTCGAGGGCCGGGATGTCCCGGCCGACGATGAGCCGGTCGAGGAACATCCCGTCGAGTTCGGCATCGGTGTAGCCGGTCGTCTCGGCGAGCGCCCGGTTCCACCGGATGAGCCGCCCGTCCGGGTCGACGACGTAGAACCCGTCGTTCAGCGTATCGAGCGCGTTCTCGATGAACCGTCGCTCCGACCGCAGCTCCCGCTCGGCCTCCCGGAGTTCGGTCACGTCGATGATGACCGCCTGTCCGACCGGTTCCCCGCGGAACTCACCGGGCGCCGTGGCGACCTGGATATCCCGGCAGGGCCCGTCGTCGGGGCAGACCGTCATCTGTGTCGGCCCGACCGTCTCCCCCTCCTCGATGACGCTGGCCAGTTCCGCCCGGGCGACCTCGCGGTCCGCGACCTCGATGTAGTCGAATATCGAATCGCCCTCGAGGTCGGCCGGGTGGTCGATACCGAGCAGGTCGGCGACGGCCTGGTTGGAGTAGAGAATCTCGCCCGTCCTGTCGAAGACGTTGATGGGCGCCGGTGACGCCTCCAGCAGGTTCCGGTAGCGCCGTTCGCCCTCGCTGGGCCCCGGCTCGCTGGCTGGCTCGCTGGACTGGAGAATATCGGTTACACGCTCGACCACGGCGTTCACGTCGGCTCTCGGGAGATATCCGTCCACGCCGGCCGCGACCGCCTCGCTCGCGACCTGCTCGTCGCCGTCGGTGGCGACCAGCACGAACGGGATGTCGGCATCCACGTCGCGAACGGCACGGAGGAACTCAAGCCCATCGCCGTCCGACAGCGAGTACCGGCTGACGACCACCTCGGCGACACCCTCCCTGACGAGTTCCAGCGCACGCTCGCGCGAATCGGCATCGTGCACGTCGAACGATATCCGCTCGGCCGCAGCGTTCACACGCTGCTCGGGGAGGTCGCTAGAGCCGACGTGGACGATGGTCGTGCCCGGACTCGCCGGACCGTGCATGATAGAAGGGCGCACACAGGGACGTAAAGAAGCTAGTCTTGACTGAACGTTCTCCAGACGGACCACTCCCGTTCGACGAACCAGGAGACCTGCTGGGCCTGGAACCACCCGATAGCACTGAGCGATGCCGCCAGCAGTGGTGCAACCGATGTTCCGCCCGGGGCAGCGACCGCGCTCCAGAGGACGCCAGCGACAGTCGCGGTCCCCGCGACCGTGTACAGCCGGGTGAACCGGACATCGGTTCCGCACTCCCACGCGGCGGCGAACAGGAGCGTCCCGCCGCCGAGCAGCACCACGAGCAGCTGGATGTGGAGCCAGTACCCCAGCTTCGGCGTGATGACGGCGAAGCCGGTCGTCAGCGTCAAGGGGTCGGGGATCTCCCAGTAGATGGTGTGAGCGGGCGCCGTCATCGCCAGGAGCATGTCGACACCCGTGAGGACGGCCGCGCCGCCGTACAGCAGCCGTCTGCGCGGAACGTTCGGCGTACTGCTCGCGGTGCAGGCGAAGAGGAACCAGCCGAGCGCGGCGAGCAGCGACCCGACGACCGACAGCGAGAGGAAGAACCCCTTCACCAGCGGCTGGGGGGAGAGGAGCTGTGCGGCGAGCATCGCGTTCCAGACGCTGATGCCCATCAGGAGCAGGATGTAGGCGAGCCCGTTGTCGCGACGGCGGTAGGCGATGGCGGTCGCGACGAACGGGTACGTCGACAGGAGGACCAGCACGGCGAACCCGCCGAGCAGTGCCTGGACGACCGCGTCGGCAACGATGGGGCTCATCCGTCGACCCTCCTCATGCGATGAGCCTCCGCAGTTCGGCCGACTCGAAGCGTTCGGTGTCCAGTTCGGCCCAGGACAGCTCTATCTCCGTCGCCAGCTGGTCGAAGGCCGAGCTCTCGCGGAGCTGTGCCTTCGTCTTCGTCTCCTGGAGTGCGACGCGCTTCTCGGCCAGCGCACAGAGGGACCGGAGCGTCCGGCCGTACGACGCCCGCTCTTGGAGCGTCTCGACGGCGGTCACGAGATCCGCCCGGGAGACCGGTTTCTGGAGGTACATGTCGAACGGCGGCCCCGTCGCGTCGATACTGGGGGCGGCGGCCGAGACGGCCGCGATCATACACGCGCGGTGCCGGTCGCGGATGTCGGCCACGACGGCGTCACCGGACCGACCGGGCATGTGCCGGTCCAGCAAGACGATATCGACCGTTTCGTCGAGGGTGTCGAGCGCCGCCTCCGCGCCATGTACCGTCCGCACGTCGGCGGACTCGCCGAGCCACATCTCGTAGGCAGCCGCGACATCTGGGTCGTCGTCGACGACGAGTACGGTCGGCACGTCACTGTTGGCTGTTGAACCCACCATACGCGCTCTTGTCGGGTACTCGAGGGTAGCGGTTGGGGCTCGATAGTTAGCGTCCGGCGCGGACACGAGGCTCACCATCTAGCCCTCGGTCGAGTCCGCCCGGCGGTCCGCCCGCGGCGGCGAGTGATTTACCTCGGTGGGCGCTGCCCACAGTATTGTGCCAGGGAACACGGAATCGGATGGTGAAGGGCCGGCAGCCTGGTGGAACGAGCGCTACGACTCGGATGACATGCCGTGGGACACCGGTGCGCCCCAGTCGGCACTCGTCGACGCCGTCGCGGAGTACGGGCTCTCGGGGCGGGTGCTCGATATCGGCTGCGGAACGGGAACCCACGCGCTGTGGGCCGCCGAGCAGGGCCACCCGGCCGTCGGCCTCGACATCTCCGAGCGAGGCATCGAGCGGGCACGGGACCGGGCGACCGACCATGACCTCGACGTCCGGTTCCGC of the Haloglomus salinum genome contains:
- a CDS encoding PAS domain S-box protein, encoding MHGPASPGTTIVHVGSSDLPEQRVNAAAERISFDVHDADSRERALELVREGVAEVVVSRYSLSDGDGLEFLRAVRDVDADIPFVLVATDGDEQVASEAVAAGVDGYLPRADVNAVVERVTDILQSSEPASEPGPSEGERRYRNLLEASPAPINVFDRTGEILYSNQAVADLLGIDHPADLEGDSIFDYIEVADREVARAELASVIEEGETVGPTQMTVCPDDGPCRDIQVATAPGEFRGEPVGQAVIIDVTELREAERELRSERRFIENALDTLNDGFYVVDPDGRLIRWNRALAETTGYTDAELDGMFLDRLIVGRDIPALESGLQTALDEGQDARELTLVTKGGETLPVEARTRRLTDEAGTVIGAAGIARDIAERRERERQLTAQREQLSMLAQTNRLVREINAALVTAESRAEVESLVCERLAGAGPYQFAWIGAPNRGHQRIVPRAAAGTDEGYLDAISISLDDEQRAPVVRAIRTNQVQTNEVTDAAFEPWRQAAQARGFESVIAIPLSFQNARYGVLALYSGRRSDNIELEEGVLGELGETVGAAINTAERKRALLAAPVVDLELELADETEFFSRFAAALDRAITLERITPREDGRSTMYLSVACGETDRVDAVCERFSSIDDWEWVTGDRETPILKLGTTEDGVVDRLATHGSVLESLSATPEHCTLTVQVPESTDVRAFVKMLDDSYDTVRMRSRQQRTGRSQPALGTQLDDLLTDRQQQILELAYDGGYFESPRVQTGQDLASDLGIAGPTFHTHLRAAQRHVFGELLSSGSHSESE
- a CDS encoding histidine kinase N-terminal 7TM domain-containing protein, which encodes MSPIVADAVVQALLGGFAVLVLLSTYPFVATAIAYRRRDNGLAYILLLMGISVWNAMLAAQLLSPQPLVKGFFLSLSVVGSLLAALGWFLFACTASSTPNVPRRRLLYGGAAVLTGVDMLLAMTAPAHTIYWEIPDPLTLTTGFAVITPKLGYWLHIQLLVVLLGGGTLLFAAAWECGTDVRFTRLYTVAGTATVAGVLWSAVAAPGGTSVAPLLAASLSAIGWFQAQQVSWFVEREWSVWRTFSQD
- a CDS encoding response regulator, encoding MVGSTANSDVPTVLVVDDDPDVAAAYEMWLGESADVRTVHGAEAALDTLDETVDIVLLDRHMPGRSGDAVVADIRDRHRACMIAAVSAAAPSIDATGPPFDMYLQKPVSRADLVTAVETLQERASYGRTLRSLCALAEKRVALQETKTKAQLRESSAFDQLATEIELSWAELDTERFESAELRRLIA